In Castanea sativa cultivar Marrone di Chiusa Pesio chromosome 6, ASM4071231v1, a single window of DNA contains:
- the LOC142638164 gene encoding caffeoylshikimate esterase-like has protein sequence MTEPHTHPHPIEEANEESPFGSLTPDEFYARHSVSHGSEYITNPRGLKLFTQWWTPLPPTKTIGTLALVHGFTGESSWFLQLTAVYFTKAGFATCAIDHQGHGFSDGLNAHIPDINPVVDDCISFFTSFRARHAPSLPSFLYSESLGGAIALLITLREKRVELDWDGLVLNGAMCGISAKFKPPWPLEHLLSIVAAVVPTWRVIPTRGSIPDVSFKEEWKRKLALASPRRTVARPRAATAHELIRICNELQGRFEEVKVPLLIVHGGEDVVCDPESAEELYKRAASEDKTLKIYPGMWHQLVGEPKESVELVFGDMLEWLRTRAKRASDARASGNDGGA, from the coding sequence ATGACCGAGCCTCATACTCATCCTCATCCAATCGAAGAAGCGAACGAAGAGAGTCCATTTGGCTCTTTAACCCCAGACGAGTTCTACGCGCGTCACTCGGTGAGTCACGGCTCCGAGTACATCACCAACCCTAGAGGTCTCAAGCTCTTCACTCAGTGGTGGACCCCACTGCCTCCGACCAAAACCATCGGAACCCTGGCTCTCGTCCACGGCTTCACCGGCGAGTCCAGCTGGTTCCTCCAACTCACCGCCGTGTATTTCACCAAAGCCGGGTTCGCCACCTGCGCCATCGACCACCAAGGCCACGGCTTCTCCGACGGCCTCAACGCTCACATTCCGGATATCAATCCCGTCGTCGACGACTGTATTTCCTTCTTCACCTCTTTCCGTGCACGCCACGCGCCGTCTTTGCCTTCCTTTCTCTACTCCGAGTCCCTCGGCGGCGCCATCGCTCTTCTCATCACGCTCCGCGAGAAGCGCGTGGAGTTGGACTGGGACGGCCTCGTCCTCAACGGCGCAATGTGTGGAATCAGCGCCAAATTCAAGCCTCCATGGCCGTTGGAGCACTTACTTTCCATAGTCGCAGCCGTGGTCCCCACTTGGCGCGTGATACCCACGCGTGGATCCATACCGGACGTTTCTTTCAAAGAAGAGTGGAAGCGGAAGCTAGCGCTTGCGAGCCCGAGGAGGACAGTTGCTAGGCCACGCGCCGCCACGGCGCATGAGCTGATTAGGATTTGTAACGAACTTCAGGGGAGGTTCGAGGAGGTTAAGGTGCCTTTGCTTATAGTTCACGGCGGTGAGGACGTGGTGTGTGACCCGGAGAGCGCGGAGGAATTGTACAAACGCGCCGCGAGTGAGGACAAGACGCTTAAGATATACCCAGGTATGTGGCACCAGTTGGTTGGTGAGCCTAAGGAGAGCGTTGAACTTGTTTTCGGCGACATGTTGGAATGGCTTCGTACACGCGCTAAACGCGCCTCCGATGCACGCGCCTCTGGCAATGATGGCGGCGCGTAG
- the LOC142641645 gene encoding putative aquaporin PIP2-5 — MTKDVAEHGSFPAKDYHDPPPAPFFDSVELTKWSLYRALIAEFVATLLFLYVTVLTVIGYKSQIDPELKGDACGGVGYLGVAWAFGGMIFVLVYCTAGISGGHINPAVTFGLFLARKVSLVRAVLYMVAQCLGAICGVALVKAFQSAYYVKYGGGANSLSAGYGTGVGLGAEIVGTFVLVYTVFSATDPKRKARDSHVPVLAPLPIGFAVFIVHLATIPITGTGINPARSLGAAVIYNKDTAWDDHWLFWVGPFIGAALAAFYHQFILRAGAAKALGSFRSNSSHV; from the exons ATGACTAAGGATGTTGCAGAGCATGGCTCATTTCCAGCCAAAGACTACCACGACCCACCTCCAGCACCGTTTTTCGATTCTGTGGAGCTAACCAAGTGGTCCCTTTACAGGGCTTTGATAGCCGAGTTCGTAGCTACTTTGCTCTTTCTATATGTCACGGTTCTGACTGTGATTGGCTACAAGAGCCAGATTGACCCTGAATTGAAAGGTGATGCCTGTGGTGGTGTTGGCTATCTTGGGGTTGCTTGGGCTTTTGGTGGCAtgatttttgttcttgtttacTGCACTGCTGGGATTTCAG GGGGTCACATTAACCCAGCAGTGACCTTCGGGCTCTTCTTGGCTCGTAAGGTGTCGCTGGTTCGGGCCGTGTTATACATGGTGGCTCAGTGCTTGGGAGCCATATGTGGTGTTGCGCTCGTCAAGGCCTTTCAGAGTGCCTATTATGTAAAGTATGGTGGTGGGGCCAACTCTCTCTCAGCTGGGTACGGCACTGGCGTTGGATTGGGCGCCGAGATCGTAGGGACGTTTGTGCTTGTGTACACCGTCTTCTCTGCCACTGATCCCAAGAGGAAAGCTAGAGATTCACACGTTCCT GTTTTGGCACCACTCCCCATTGGATTTGCGGTGTTCATTGTTCACTTGGCCACCATCCCAATCACTGGCACTGGCATCAACCCCGCTAGGAGTCTTGGGGCTGCCGTTATCTACAATAAGGACACGGCCTGGGATGACCAT tGGCTTTTTTGGGTTGGGCCATTCATTGGTGCAGCTTTAGCAGCTTTCTACCACCAATTCATCTTGAGAGCTGGTGCTGCGAAAGCTCTTGGGTCATTCAGGAGCAACTCCTCCCATGTTTAA